AAGTATTCTCGCCGTAGAATTCCAAAACGCCAAGCACATTCGGCGACCCTGTCGCGCCGGCGATGCCCGCGTTCGGTAACTTGCCTTGCGCTTGCACGTTCCGCGCGATGCCCATCACGCCGAACGACAACGCGCAGACGAGCATCAACGCGATGAGAAAAGTCGCGCCACAACCGATCATGATTTTGCGTGACATTCCCCCGCCCATCATTTCACTAGCACGCTCCCCGCGTCCACCCACTCGACCGAGATGCCGGTCGCCGCGAATTCCGCCGTTCCGATTTGCAACCGATGTGCGCCGCGCTTCAAGTACGATGGAATCACCAAATCGTACTCTTCGACAATGACACCATCACGCGGCACGCGATTTTCGCGCACATAGCGCGCGAGATTCCCAAATCCCAGGTCGTGCGTTTCGAGCGTCGTCCCGTCCACGCGCGTCGAAATCACGTACGCGCGCGGTTGCGTGATGCGCCAGTACGTTTTGAGATGCACACGCGGGCGCGGCGCATCGTCCACGCGCGTCATATCATATCCGAGAAAGACCAATCCGCCAAAATCGTGATTTACTCGCGATGGCGGTTCTGCGTCCGCGACGATCAACGCGGGCGGCGTCGCGCTCGCGCGATACAAGGTCAGGTCGCGTCCATCGCCGATCAGAACTGGGATGTACCACGCGTCGAGCGGCAAGAGCTCACGTGGCGGCGCAAAGATACCACCCTGGACTTGACCATTCTCGACGCGCACCGTCGTGTACAGCGGCGCATCGCGTTGCGGCAGAGGAATGTTGCGCGCGACCGGGAGCGTCACATCGGGACGCACGTTGTAAATCGCTTGCCAGAAAAACGCATCGTACGCGAACACCGCACGCCGACCGACGAGCACACTGTCGCGCGGCAACATCGCGTACACGTTCTGATAGAAATCGGGAATGATCGTATCGGTTGCGCGATTGTTCACACGGAAATTAATCGCGGTGAGCGATGCAAGCGGCACGGCGAGAAAAATCACACACGCAACGATCAACGCGAACGAACGCGCGCGCGGTGAGAAACGCCATCGCGTCAACAACGCGCCGAACCAGTCGCCGAGTTGTTGCGCGCCAAACGCGACGAAAATCGCAAAGACAAAATGCGCGGGAATGAAAAATACGTCGAGATCGAAAACTTTGTACTGCGTAAAGAACCAGACGTTGACGAACCACATTCCGATGAAAAGCCAGAAATGTCTGGGCAGACGAAACAACAACACCCACATGCCGAGAATACCCAGCGCGAATCCGACCGGCGTGAGATTGGCGATCGCATATCCAACGTAAATAACGATGCGGTCCGGCATCGCGGTAAGCGGAAACGCGAATCGTAAGTTGGTGAACGCACCGAGCGTGTACACATAGAAACCGACGGGTGTGTTGAGCGGATAACGCGTCAGCAACGGCTCGGTGATCGTCGCGGCTTGGAGCGGAATCCAAGCGTACTGCGCGACGCCGATCATAAACGCGACGAACGCGCTGAGAATCGTCAGCGGTCGTTTGAGGATACGCCAATCGGTGAGAAAGACGAAGAGCGCGAATGCCGGCGCGAATCCCAGGTTGCTCAAGTGCATGCCGAGCGACAAGCCGAAGACGAGCGCGAATGCAATGAACCAGAAACCCCTCCCGCCCCCTCCCCTTGACAAGGGGAGGGCTGGGGTGGGGTCCGCCCACTTTAATAACAGCCACACCATCGACGCGATGAAAAAAACGTTCGGCGCGTACACTTCGGTGATGACCGCTTGCGACCAGAGCGTGGTTGAAACGCCAAAGAGCAGTGCGGACAATGCGGCAATCACGCGCGACAATTCGACGTGACGCATGATGAGATACAAAATCGCGACGCCCGCCGCCGCGAGCGTCGCGGACATCAAGTTCGTGCGATGCGCGACATCGCCGATTGGGACGAACGTAAAGAGTTTGCCGAGCCAGGTAAAGAGTGGATAACCGGGAGGATGCGCCAAGCCGAGCGTCGCCGCGATAGTCGTGAGTTCATTGCCATCGGGACTCGCGTACGACAAACTCGGTGTGAGCGTCGCGTTGTAAAGCGAGAGACAAATCGCGAAAATAAAAAACGCGATGAGTGGATCGAGCCAACGGGATTGCGGTTTCATCGCGTTTATTTTCGCGTGCGCGGTTAAGAGGAAAATGAGCCGCATGTAAACGGCGTGTAAATTACTTGATCACACTCGGCGGCGGCGCGGGCGTGCGGTCACCCAAATCGAAATGGTCTACGCGCACACCAGCAGTCTTGAGATACTTCATCGCTAATTCGTCCGGGTAATTGCCAGCATAAATGACATGCACTAGCCCCGCGTTGATAATCATCTTGGCGCAGACGTGACACGGTTGATGCGTCGTGTAGATCGTGCCGCCCTCGAGCGAAATGCCGTGCAACGCGGCTTGGATGATCGCGTTCTGTTCCGCGTGCAAAGTACGAACGCAATGCCCGTCTATCACTTCACATCCTTCATCGAGACAATGCGGCAGACCTTTTGGCGCGCCGTTGTAACCGGTTGTCAGGATGCGTTTGTCCTTGACGATGATTGCTCCAACTTGCGCGCGCAAACATGTCGCGCGACGCGACACGTCGAGCGTGATGTCCATGAAATATTGATCCCAGGAGGGTCGGTTCATGTCAGTCATCAGTGAACAGGTAACTGTTTACTGTTCACTGTTCACTTGGTTATCCCGTTCCAAACTGCCGGTCGCCCGCATCGCCCAAGCCGGGAACGATGTACGCGTGTTCGTTGAGATGATCGTCCACTGCCGCGAGATAAATCGGCACGTCGGGATGCGCGTCCTGCAATCGCTTGATGCCCTCCGGCGCGCCGATGAGTCCGACGTACTTGATGCGTTTCGCGCCCCAATTCTTGAGCATCCGCGCCGCTTCGACGGCGGTGCCGCCGGTCGCGAGCATTGGATCGAGAATCACGCACACGTCCACCGTTGGCGCGACCGGGAGTTTATTATAGTAGCGCACCGGTTCGAACGTCGTGTGATCGCGATACAAACCCAGGTGCCACACTTCGGCGGCAGGCATCATTTCCCAGAAACCTTCGACCATGCCCAATCCCGCGCGCAGAATCGGCACGAGACCGATCATCTCCTTGAGTTCAAATCCCTGGGTTTGCGTCAATGGCGTAGTGACGTTCTTTTCTTGGAGCGCCAAATCCTGGGTTGCTTCGTACGCGAGTAGAATGGAAATCTCGCGGATGAGTTCACGGAATTTTTTCGGCTCGGTTTTCACATCGCGCAACATCGCGAGTTTGTGGAGCATCAACGGATGATTTGAAACGTGGACGTTGGACATGATTCCTCCAGTGAACAGTGAACAGTGGGGCAGTGAACAGTAGCACTGCCCGGCTGTTCACTGTTTACTGTTCACTGTTTACTTTTCTTTTCACTTTCCAGCCGTGCGATACTCGCCACCGCGTCGCCTTCTTTCAACTTGATGACTTCAGGTTCCTTCGACGTGCGTTTACTCTTGGGCATATTCGCGACGCGCGCGCGCAACACGTGACCATTCGTCGAGATGATCGTCACGTCGTCTTCTTCGTTGACGACGCGCGCCGCCGCGACGATGCCCGCGCGCGCCGGATCGCGTCCGAGCGTCGAAACGCCCTTGGTGTAGCGACCCTGGATCGAATAATCTTTGATCGGCGTGCGCTTGCCGTACCCTTTCGTCGTCACAAGAAGCACGAATCCATCCGGCTGAACCTGGTCCATCGAAGCGACCTTGTCGCCCTCGTTCAACTTGATGCCGTAGACGCCACCCGCCGCGCGACCTTGCACTGGCACGTCTTCCTCTTTGCAACGCAACGCTTGACCTTGCTCGGTGACAAAGAACAATTCGCCGTCGCCGTGCGTGAGCCGCGCCCAACCCAGCTCGTCGCCGTCCGCAAGGTTCAACGCGGCAACACCGCTCGCGCGAATCCCGTCGAACTCAGCGAGCGGCGTGCGCTTGACGCGCCCTTGCGCGGTCGCCATCGTCAAGAATTCGGCTTGCGAAAAATCGGAGACCGCGACGGCGGAGGTAACGCGTTCGTTTTGCTCGAACGAGAGGAAATTGTTGAGTGGCAGACCTTTCGGCTGGCGTTCGACATCCGGCGCTT
The Chloroflexota bacterium genome window above contains:
- a CDS encoding DUF2723 domain-containing protein — translated: MKPQSRWLDPLIAFFIFAICLSLYNATLTPSLSYASPDGNELTTIAATLGLAHPPGYPLFTWLGKLFTFVPIGDVAHRTNLMSATLAAAGVAILYLIMRHVELSRVIAALSALLFGVSTTLWSQAVITEVYAPNVFFIASMVWLLLKWADPTPALPLSRGGGGRGFWFIAFALVFGLSLGMHLSNLGFAPAFALFVFLTDWRILKRPLTILSAFVAFMIGVAQYAWIPLQAATITEPLLTRYPLNTPVGFYVYTLGAFTNLRFAFPLTAMPDRIVIYVGYAIANLTPVGFALGILGMWVLLFRLPRHFWLFIGMWFVNVWFFTQYKVFDLDVFFIPAHFVFAIFVAFGAQQLGDWFGALLTRWRFSPRARSFALIVACVIFLAVPLASLTAINFRVNNRATDTIIPDFYQNVYAMLPRDSVLVGRRAVFAYDAFFWQAIYNVRPDVTLPVARNIPLPQRDAPLYTTVRVENGQVQGGIFAPPRELLPLDAWYIPVLIGDGRDLTLYRASATPPALIVADAEPPSRVNHDFGGLVFLGYDMTRVDDAPRPRVHLKTYWRITQPRAYVISTRVDGTTLETHDLGFGNLARYVRENRVPRDGVIVEEYDLVIPSYLKRGAHRLQIGTAEFAATGISVEWVDAGSVLVK
- a CDS encoding cytidine/deoxycytidylate deaminase family protein, with translation MNRPSWDQYFMDITLDVSRRATCLRAQVGAIIVKDKRILTTGYNGAPKGLPHCLDEGCEVIDGHCVRTLHAEQNAIIQAALHGISLEGGTIYTTHQPCHVCAKMIINAGLVHVIYAGNYPDELAMKYLKTAGVRVDHFDLGDRTPAPPPSVIK
- the upp gene encoding uracil phosphoribosyltransferase — protein: MSNVHVSNHPLMLHKLAMLRDVKTEPKKFRELIREISILLAYEATQDLALQEKNVTTPLTQTQGFELKEMIGLVPILRAGLGMVEGFWEMMPAAEVWHLGLYRDHTTFEPVRYYNKLPVAPTVDVCVILDPMLATGGTAVEAARMLKNWGAKRIKYVGLIGAPEGIKRLQDAHPDVPIYLAAVDDHLNEHAYIVPGLGDAGDRQFGTG